Proteins from a single region of Paraburkholderia sp. PGU19:
- a CDS encoding MFS transporter, producing the protein MIKSQRWFVVGLLFLAGVINCLDRAALSIAAPLIQKDLNFSHAQMGIVFSSFFIGYALFNFIGGVASDKFGAKKVFGGAMGIWSIFCGATALASGLFSLIVLRVLFGMGEGPFSSSNSKMVNNWFPRREVASAIGVISSGTPLGGALAGPVVGYMAIQFGWRWAFVAIMVFGLAWLVFWSLATTEHPQQNRRVKPAELDLIVAGQQQASSMEHAPAGKKTGLGFYLKQPIILATALAFFSYNYVLFFFLSWFPTYLTEAHHMSLHDMSIATVIPWVLGSIGLAAGGFITDFILRLTGKPLLSRRIVLSVCLGAAAVCVGFAGRVQSMQGAVALMSVSIFFLYVTGSVYWAVIQDTVRRENVGGVGGFVHLLANLAGVIGPAVTGFIVQATHGAYGSAFVLAGAIAVIGALCALVFIREPKSQKAPAERKLVW; encoded by the coding sequence ATGATCAAGAGCCAGCGATGGTTCGTCGTCGGCCTGCTGTTTCTTGCGGGCGTCATCAATTGCCTCGACCGCGCAGCGCTTTCGATTGCCGCGCCGCTGATCCAGAAAGACCTGAACTTTTCGCATGCGCAGATGGGCATCGTGTTCAGCAGTTTCTTCATCGGCTATGCGCTGTTCAACTTCATCGGCGGCGTGGCCTCCGACAAATTCGGCGCGAAGAAAGTGTTTGGCGGCGCAATGGGCATCTGGTCGATCTTCTGCGGCGCAACGGCCCTCGCGAGCGGCCTCTTTTCGCTGATCGTGCTGCGCGTGCTGTTCGGCATGGGCGAAGGCCCGTTCAGTTCGTCGAATAGCAAGATGGTGAACAACTGGTTTCCGCGCCGCGAAGTGGCGAGCGCGATCGGCGTCATCAGCTCGGGTACGCCGCTCGGCGGGGCGCTTGCGGGGCCCGTGGTCGGTTATATGGCGATCCAGTTCGGCTGGCGCTGGGCGTTCGTCGCGATCATGGTGTTCGGCCTCGCGTGGCTCGTGTTCTGGTCGCTTGCCACGACCGAGCATCCGCAGCAGAACAGGCGCGTCAAGCCGGCTGAACTCGATCTGATCGTCGCGGGCCAGCAGCAGGCTTCGTCGATGGAACATGCGCCTGCGGGCAAGAAGACGGGACTCGGTTTCTACCTGAAGCAACCCATCATCCTCGCGACCGCGCTGGCGTTCTTCTCCTACAACTACGTGCTGTTCTTCTTTCTGTCGTGGTTCCCGACCTATCTGACGGAAGCCCATCACATGTCGCTGCACGACATGAGCATCGCGACGGTGATTCCGTGGGTGCTCGGCAGCATCGGGCTGGCGGCAGGCGGCTTCATCACCGACTTCATCCTGCGCCTGACGGGCAAGCCGCTGTTGTCGCGCCGGATCGTGCTGTCGGTGTGCCTCGGCGCGGCGGCCGTATGCGTGGGCTTCGCCGGACGCGTGCAGAGCATGCAGGGCGCCGTGGCGCTGATGTCGGTTTCGATCTTCTTCCTGTATGTCACCGGCTCGGTCTACTGGGCAGTGATCCAGGATACGGTGCGCCGCGAGAACGTGGGCGGCGTGGGCGGCTTCGTGCATCTGCTCGCCAATCTCGCGGGTGTGATCGGACCGGCCGTGACGGGCTTCATCGTACAGGCGACGCACGGCGCGTACGGCAGCGCGTTCGTGCTGGCTGGGGCGATCGCGGTGATCGGCGCGCTGTGTGCGCTGGTTTTCATCCGCGAGCCCAAGTCGCAAAAAGCCCCGGCAGAGCGTAAACTAGTATGGTAG
- a CDS encoding GntR family transcriptional regulator has product MDTKIASPKPATRREKKTATLTAAPVTSQTRAVSDGEVKTPLRGALTGLSVESHEPIGKQIFRSLREAIFTGLLAPGTPLSEKEVSEMFQVSRQPVREAFIKLVEAGVLQVLPQRGTFVKRISPRKVREGRFIREAIEAAVVRKAAVAITDAQLAELAANLREQKAASRLNDTAAFLACDEQFHFLIAQSIDCVAAWETIQDIKAQMDRVRYLSLHEVSPLDLLIKQHALIVSGLKAHDPDAAENAMRAHLREILVSLGPVAQLNPDWFEPDEPEAVRLML; this is encoded by the coding sequence ATGGACACGAAAATTGCAAGCCCAAAGCCCGCGACGCGGCGCGAGAAGAAAACCGCCACGCTGACGGCTGCACCCGTCACGAGTCAGACCCGCGCGGTTTCCGACGGCGAAGTAAAAACGCCGCTGCGCGGTGCGCTGACGGGTTTGTCCGTCGAATCGCACGAACCGATCGGCAAGCAGATATTCCGCTCGTTGCGCGAGGCGATCTTTACGGGGCTGCTCGCGCCCGGCACGCCGCTTTCGGAGAAAGAGGTGTCGGAGATGTTTCAGGTGTCGCGGCAGCCTGTGCGCGAAGCCTTCATCAAGCTCGTCGAGGCCGGCGTGCTGCAGGTGTTGCCGCAGCGCGGCACCTTCGTGAAGCGGATCTCCCCGCGCAAGGTGCGCGAAGGGCGTTTCATTCGCGAGGCCATCGAGGCGGCCGTCGTACGCAAGGCGGCTGTGGCTATCACCGATGCGCAACTGGCGGAACTTGCCGCGAATCTGCGCGAGCAGAAGGCTGCGTCCAGGCTCAACGACACAGCCGCGTTTCTTGCCTGCGATGAGCAGTTTCACTTCCTGATCGCACAGTCCATCGATTGCGTTGCGGCGTGGGAGACGATCCAGGACATCAAGGCGCAGATGGATCGTGTGCGCTATCTGAGCCTGCATGAAGTGTCGCCGCTCGACTTGCTGATCAAGCAGCATGCGCTGATCGTGAGCGGGCTGAAGGCGCACGATCCCGATGCCGCGGAAAACGCGATGCGCGCGCATTTGCGGGAGATTCTGGTGTCGCTCGGGCCAGTGGCGCAGCTCAACCCGGACTGGTTCGAACCGGACGAGCCAGAAGCCGTGCGGTTGATGCTCTAA